In one window of Romboutsia hominis DNA:
- a CDS encoding endonuclease MutS2, with the protein MNSKALKVLEFDKIIDLLKSKASSSLGMRYIEKLTPSSDFNEVKSRLEETSEAQAILIKRGFVGLQGIYDIEDKVKRASVGAALDPGSLLMIGNTLRVARMLSNNLASSEEEDFNYPIIQSLSNSLYTYRDLEEEIFNAIISEVEISDNASSELRNIRRRIVQKNQSIRSKLNSIISSTTYQKYLQDAIISVRGDRFVVPVKAEYRSQVAGIVHDQSSSGATLFIEPMSIVDMNNELRQLRLQEKEEIEKILAELSSKVGEISNELLANQEILGRLDFAFAKGKLSIQMRGIEPTLNEDKFINIKKGRHPLLDKDTVVPNSIYLGREFHTLLITGPNTGGKTVTIKTVGLFALMNQSGLHIPADFGSSMCVYDNVFADIGDEQSIEQSLSTFSSHMTNIVSILKEVTEDSLVIFDELGAGTDPIEGAALAIAILEDVKSIGAKCIATTHYSELKNYALTKEGVENAAVDFDLETLSPTYRLLIGVPGKSNAFEISRKLGLSDYVISRAREFIDSDNIAIEDVLQNVEKNRVKAEEDREEAEKLKSEIEKLKAEYDEKLAKMSEQKEKIMERARQEAFRITRQAKEEVDLIVKELRELEKERASKEKNQRIEALRKEISSSMGSLQPTVKSMIVPKVSSKEVKDLKVGEEVKVITLNQQGSVVSVDNNKKEAVVQIGIMKMNLPFKSLQKVKKDPKTTITKSTRSIIKAKSGRVKSEVDLRGMNLEEAIMEVEKYLDDAYVAGLEMVTVIHGVGTGVLKSGLQDVLKRNRHVKSQRAGQYGEGGAGVTIVNLK; encoded by the coding sequence ATGAATTCAAAAGCACTAAAGGTTTTAGAATTTGATAAAATAATAGACCTATTGAAAAGCAAAGCATCATCTTCATTAGGTATGAGATACATAGAAAAACTAACACCAAGTTCTGACTTTAATGAAGTTAAGTCAAGATTAGAGGAAACAAGTGAGGCACAAGCCATACTTATAAAAAGAGGTTTTGTTGGATTACAGGGAATATACGATATAGAAGATAAGGTAAAGAGAGCAAGTGTAGGGGCAGCATTAGACCCAGGTAGCTTACTAATGATAGGAAATACTTTAAGAGTAGCCAGAATGCTTAGTAATAATTTAGCATCTAGTGAAGAAGAAGATTTTAACTACCCAATAATACAATCCCTATCAAATTCTTTATACACATATAGAGATTTAGAAGAAGAAATTTTCAATGCAATAATAAGTGAGGTAGAAATATCTGATAATGCATCTAGTGAGCTTAGAAATATAAGAAGAAGAATAGTGCAAAAGAATCAATCTATAAGATCTAAGTTAAACTCAATAATATCTTCAACTACATATCAAAAGTACTTACAAGATGCAATTATATCTGTAAGAGGAGATAGATTTGTTGTGCCAGTAAAAGCTGAATATAGATCACAAGTAGCTGGTATTGTCCATGATCAATCATCATCTGGAGCAACATTATTTATAGAGCCTATGAGTATAGTTGATATGAATAATGAATTAAGGCAATTAAGACTTCAAGAAAAAGAAGAGATAGAAAAAATATTAGCAGAATTATCTTCTAAGGTAGGAGAAATAAGTAATGAACTATTAGCTAACCAAGAGATATTAGGAAGATTAGACTTTGCTTTTGCTAAGGGAAAATTATCTATACAAATGAGAGGTATAGAACCTACTTTAAATGAAGATAAATTTATAAATATAAAAAAGGGAAGACATCCATTACTAGATAAAGATACTGTTGTTCCAAACTCAATTTATTTAGGGAGAGAATTCCATACATTACTTATAACAGGACCTAATACAGGTGGTAAAACTGTAACTATCAAAACTGTTGGTTTATTTGCACTTATGAATCAAAGTGGACTTCACATACCTGCTGATTTTGGAAGTAGTATGTGTGTATATGATAATGTATTTGCAGATATTGGTGATGAGCAAAGTATAGAGCAAAGCTTATCTACATTTTCATCTCATATGACAAATATAGTATCTATATTAAAAGAAGTAACAGAAGACTCTTTAGTAATATTTGACGAGCTTGGAGCTGGAACTGACCCAATAGAAGGAGCGGCTCTTGCAATAGCTATACTTGAAGATGTAAAAAGCATTGGAGCTAAATGTATAGCTACAACACACTATAGTGAATTAAAGAACTATGCACTTACTAAAGAAGGTGTTGAAAATGCAGCTGTTGATTTTGACTTAGAAACTTTAAGTCCTACGTATAGATTACTTATAGGTGTTCCAGGGAAATCAAATGCCTTTGAGATTTCTAGAAAGTTAGGGCTAAGTGATTATGTAATAAGTAGAGCTAGAGAGTTTATAGATAGTGATAATATAGCAATAGAAGATGTGCTTCAAAATGTAGAGAAAAATAGAGTTAAAGCTGAAGAAGATAGAGAAGAAGCCGAAAAATTAAAGTCAGAAATAGAAAAGCTAAAGGCTGAGTACGATGAAAAGCTTGCGAAAATGAGTGAACAAAAAGAAAAGATAATGGAAAGAGCAAGACAAGAAGCCTTTAGAATAACAAGACAAGCAAAAGAAGAAGTAGATTTAATAGTAAAAGAACTTAGAGAACTAGAAAAAGAAAGAGCATCTAAAGAAAAGAATCAAAGGATAGAGGCGCTTAGAAAAGAAATATCTAGTTCAATGGGAAGTCTTCAACCAACTGTTAAGAGCATGATTGTTCCTAAAGTATCAAGTAAAGAAGTAAAAGACTTAAAAGTTGGGGAAGAAGTAAAAGTTATAACTTTAAATCAACAAGGTAGCGTTGTTTCAGTTGATAACAATAAAAAAGAAGCTGTTGTTCAAATAGGAATAATGAAGATGAATCTACCGTTTAAGTCTCTTCAAAAAGTTAAAAAAGACCCTAAAACAACAATCACTAAATCAACAAGAAGTATAATAAAAGCTAAATCAGGAAGAGTAAAAAGCGAAGTAGATTTAAGAGGTATGAATTTAGAAGAGGCTATAATGGAAGTTGAAAAATATTTAGATGATGCTTATGTAGCTGGCCTTGAAATGGTAACTGTTATACATGGCGTAGGAACTGGAGTATTAAAATCTGGACTACAAGATGTATTAAAGAGAAATAGACATGTTAAGTCTCAAAGAGCTGGACAATATGGAGAAGGTGGAGCTGGAGTTACTATCGTAAATCTAAAATAA
- a CDS encoding aminoacyl-histidine dipeptidase yields MENVLKGLNPELVFNYFEEISQIPRGSGNEKAISDYLKKFGEDLGLETIQDDALNIIIRKPATKGYENCPGVILQGHMDMVCEKNKNTEHDFTKDPIKLRIEDDMIYATGTTLGADNGIAVAMGMAVLASNDLAHPQIEVLITSDEEAGMSGAMALDGSNLKGQYIINLDSEEEGFLLVSCAGGVTAHSKLNAEFTNVDANKQALLVDIKGLLGGHSGMDIIKQRANSNILMGRLLNSLCVDFDLAKVEGGSKNNAIPRECEAVIVVDKNDVEKAMACIKEMENTFIHEFASSDPDIVVECKETTVEKVLTNDCKNNVIRTLNLIPNGIQTMSMDIEGLVESSTNLGVVRTLENEVTFECAVRSSVTSLKENITNKMNLLSQTLGGEFTLESDYPAWEYAKGSKLEDICVHTYEKLNGKKPIIKALHAGLECGLLLDKMPHAQAISFGPNMFEVHTPNEHLSISSTTRTWEYLVAILKSMNEHN; encoded by the coding sequence ATGGAAAACGTATTAAAAGGTTTAAATCCAGAGCTTGTTTTTAATTATTTTGAAGAGATATCTCAGATACCTCGTGGTTCTGGAAATGAAAAAGCTATAAGTGATTATCTAAAAAAATTTGGTGAAGACTTAGGCTTAGAAACTATCCAAGATGATGCGTTAAATATCATAATAAGAAAACCTGCTACAAAAGGATATGAAAACTGTCCAGGTGTTATACTTCAAGGTCATATGGATATGGTTTGTGAAAAAAATAAAAACACAGAACATGACTTTACTAAAGACCCAATAAAATTAAGAATAGAAGATGACATGATATATGCTACAGGAACTACTCTTGGTGCTGATAACGGTATAGCTGTTGCTATGGGTATGGCTGTACTTGCATCTAATGATTTAGCACATCCTCAAATAGAAGTTTTAATAACTTCAGATGAAGAGGCTGGAATGAGTGGAGCTATGGCTCTTGACGGTTCTAATCTTAAAGGACAATACATAATAAACCTTGATTCAGAAGAAGAAGGTTTCTTACTTGTAAGTTGTGCTGGTGGGGTTACTGCTCACTCTAAATTAAATGCTGAGTTTACCAATGTAGATGCTAACAAACAAGCTCTACTAGTTGATATAAAAGGACTTCTTGGTGGACACTCAGGAATGGATATAATAAAACAAAGAGCTAACTCTAATATATTAATGGGAAGACTTTTAAACTCATTATGTGTTGACTTTGACTTAGCAAAAGTTGAAGGTGGTTCTAAAAACAATGCTATACCTCGTGAGTGCGAAGCTGTTATAGTAGTTGATAAGAATGATGTAGAAAAAGCTATGGCATGTATAAAAGAAATGGAAAACACTTTCATACATGAATTTGCTTCTTCTGATCCTGACATAGTTGTAGAATGTAAAGAAACTACTGTTGAAAAGGTTCTTACTAATGATTGTAAAAATAATGTAATAAGAACTTTAAACTTAATACCTAATGGAATCCAAACTATGAGTATGGATATAGAAGGACTTGTTGAAAGTTCTACTAACTTAGGTGTTGTTAGAACTCTTGAAAATGAAGTAACTTTTGAATGTGCTGTTAGAAGTTCAGTTACTTCTTTAAAAGAAAATATAACTAATAAAATGAACTTATTATCTCAAACTTTAGGTGGAGAATTTACTTTAGAAAGTGATTACCCAGCATGGGAATATGCTAAAGGTTCTAAATTAGAAGATATATGTGTCCATACTTATGAAAAATTAAATGGTAAAAAGCCTATTATAAAAGCTTTACATGCTGGTCTTGAATGTGGATTATTATTAGACAAAATGCCTCATGCACAAGCTATATCTTTTGGACCTAACATGTTTGAAGTTCATACACCAAATGAGCATTTAAGTATATCTTCAACTACTCGTACTTGGGAATACTTAGTTGCTATATTAAAATCAATGAATGAACATAACTAA